The Plasmodium knowlesi strain H genome assembly, chromosome: 12 sequence gtgctcttttttcttttttttttttcttcttttgcttcAAATAaggatatgaaaaaaattatacatcACATGacatttatttaaatttgcaCCCTCttaacatatacatatgtatgcacttaATATACTGtgcatatttgtatatatttatgtatgaaTGAATTATGTTCCCCTGTCtctctctttccttttttttttttttttttttttttaaagatatATTCTTTCCACTAATCAGAAATGTGTACACGCACGAATTGAAAATGTTATCATATTTGTTGTTTTAAATTGtgattccttctttttgtcCAAACGACTGGATGttgcttccttcccttatttttttgtacacatgACGTGTGCCTCTCCTATTCCATTCGTACATTTATCAACCGTCACCACCCCCTTCCGTACGTTTTGCATCCAGTTTGCATCCTCCTTGTGCTTGCCATTCacccatttttcatttttaaatttgaagTTCCATTGTTTTGCCCATTCATCCCCTTTTAATTTATGTCACCGCGCGCTAAGAAGCCgtaaggcatttttttttcaaatgccATATCGTTTATTTCCTCAGCGTATACTTGATTTCATTTTCAACAATTGAAGCTTACGTTTCTCTGCTCTCAGAGGATTATATGTGAATGTTGTATTCTTTGAGAGGGCATCCACGGGAATCTGAATCTGCGCACGGGGGGTAAGCACAAATGCGTTCATTCGTACATACGTGAGCGAGTGCGACCGTGTGTGCCCAAGTGTACACCAAGAGTTAGGCCAAGTGGCAAGTCAAGTGATGCGCCAGGTAGTGTATCCACCTATACATGCTCACACACgcgtattttccttttgcctgtatgtgtaatttttaaattaaggagaaaacgccattaaaaaggaaaacaataaaaaaaaaaagtaaaagaatagaaaaaatataatgtgtGAGTGACCCCCATTTTCataaatttccttttcccgtGTGATGTGACAACACACGATTGCGCTTActtcctattccttttttgtaccAAACTGTAGAGTAACAACATTTACATGTGCTTTCATTGGAGAAACAAATCAGCGTTGGCGATAGTACTCGTTCATTGTGACTCACTGTAACTTTTCATTTGTATAAATGAATTGGTCGACACGTGCACACTGCATAtatatcgttttttttttttttttttttttttttttttttttttttttttgcaccattCTGTTATTACCGCTTTGCTTGCTTCGTACGTCACTAGGTCCGGTCGGACGCGTCTGAACTTGATAGACTTGCTGGACTATCTTCTCAAGTTACTGCGCTTGATTGTCCCACTGAGCATATTAGAAGTGCCTGTCTGCATCTCCGTCTCGCtgtcctccccccccccgccGTTCTGCTGTCCACATCCGTGGAGGTGAATAAATAAGAAgggaataaaatgaataataattttcaaaatgaaaatttcaaAGAAGACAATTATATTAAGGCATGGATTAAGCAGTCGGAAAATCCTGAACTCTATAAGAACTGGAATGACATAGACGAACAGAGTTACCCAAACGAACTTGTGAAGGTTGTTGACTTTAACAATTTCAATAGCAACCTTATAAACACAATTATGTCTGAGCATTCATTGGATGTAAcccaaaagaagaagaaaagaaaagccTACAGTTTATTTTATAGTAATGAAATAAAGCCTGAAAATAATAACCATTCATGTAATGAAGAATACCCGAATTATTACCACAATAGTATGTATCCGTCATGCGATGACAGTgacgtaaaatatttttcctcgttGGATAAAACTCCAGTGGGAGGAAGCATGGCTGATAGACCCAAGTTACaattgaaggaggaaaagaaacgtatgtccattaaaaaaatgaaaagagaaaatatttgtacagaaaataattacaaTGATATGCCCATCTGTGGGAATTTTGTAAGCTCTTCTCCActtataaaattaaaagaatttACAAAGCCAAGTTATGGAAGTGAAAGCACAAgtgatttttttaataattacgAATTTGAGACACCAATTAAAATCCTCagctccaaaaaaaaatcctatgattataaaaataaaaaagataatAGTACTACAAACACAACCAAGGAAAGTTCCTCGCAGGAAAATGCCTCATCTAATAACAGTGAAACTAAGAGGaccattaatttttccaataaaACGGAGGATTTTAACGATCTCCATTACAACTCCGACAATGATTACTTGACATCTTCTGAATATGTGGATGACGATGACTCCTCTAGGTGCTCTAACAAGAAGCAGAGTGAAGTGAACTTCCTTGGTCAGCGATTGGAATATAAGGTCGTCGGGAATGTCATAAATATTTCAAAGGATCACCCGCATTTTACTATGTTGTGACGGGGAGACCATCAGTTGTGGCAACAGTGCCAATCGTACAATAGCAACAATATCCCTTGGCAGTATTTTGTAGCGCCCGTCTGCTGCatcatttgaattttttttttttctttttcatggCAATGGAATCGCACAATGGAATGCTCCAGGTGGAGGTGTAAATATAAAAGTAAAGGCGACGCAATAAGCGACGAAAAGATAAAAACCAGTATGGAGAAGGGAACACACGAAAGCAAACCATGCGCGCTATTCCAGAcggagagagagaaaaaaaaaaatatatatatatatatgtgtacgtcCAAACACGACTCAGATTTGCAACAATtaattgtttttattttatcgcTAAATAATTGTATTCAAGTCCAAACGTGTTGCTGTTAATTTGGGCCAGTGAGGGGGGACACCCTCATGGGCGTACGCggtatgcacacatataacacaacatatatttgtgtgtGATGTCCGTACGCCTCTCCCCTTTAGGggtcccctcccccctttggcttcccttttttttcctatttttttttacgttaacaatttatatatgggcatatataaatgttaaaaaaattaaattacaAACTTTGTATGTCATAATTTATAACGTATATATGatatatgtattttccttcccttcttttttttttttttttttttttttttttgccatttcttttagTAAATTAGGATATAAAATCATTTgttaccttcccctcccccttttttttttttttttttttttattatttatgtgCAAATCGCCATCACTTTctcaaaggaaaagaaaaaaaaaattcataattctttttttccatttatatgCTGTCTCAACAAGAACCAAAGAATAATTTAGTTATATGCATGtaagcatatatgtatatagaaaaaatgaacaaatacatacatatatatcgctatatatgtttaccttttcttttttttttttttttaaatctgacttttaaagaagaaaaaagcctcaattatttataatttttatgtgtgTGCAGACAGCGCtgggaagtggaaggaaaatggTTTTGGTCCACGTTAATAGTGGGACGGTCTAGTATAATAATCCCCATTGTTATGTTAACTATGGACAGTTCCTGttgatccatttttttttttttttttttttgccgttCCTTTAACAATATAAACAGATTATATCTGTTTCAAGGATACGTAGGGGGATTCAGCCCAACATATATTTACGCTCCACAAGCACACGAACACGGGAGGGGGTTCCCCTTCTGCGATCAATTTTCGGGAACAGCTTAATTTATTAAGCGAAGTGGGTGATTCAGTTTGGCAGCACGTCGTGGGTATTTTTGAATCGAGTGTGCAAGCTGGTCATCCTTCATCCTTTTtaccatttctttttttccttctttctttcattcttccACAAATATGCTTCGCTGAAATAAcagcttttccttttggtaCGCCATCGGCGTGGTAAAAGATTAATGATTAGGTAAGTTATGTAACATAACTGCACAAACTGATTATGTAGCTTAACTGCGCGCACTGCGGCGGCACCacataaaaggggaaaataattctATGCAACTTTATTGCGCAAAATGAGGAGATGAATATACACCCTCCCCCTGAGGTACGCAAAAGAGGTGTGGCCATTCAAATGAGCCAAATggacacacacaaaaataaCTGCACAATGTGACGATGCCACGACAATACGCAAAGGGAATTAAGCATCAATTGGGTAAGAGGGTTAGGTCAGTGAGATTCCCACCGGACCCGCGCTAGATTGGCACTGAATCCCCATGGCCTTCTAAGGGATTCTCACTGGGTGCCCAATTGCGATAagccacataaaaaaaatcagtcCGCAGTTAAATCAACCGCtgaactctttttttttttttttttttttttttttttttctctatctACTCAAAATAACACTTCGTCACAGACCTCGCGCATTGCTCTGCTGTGTTGCGCGCGTCTGCAATAGTGCTCGTAATATTGTGAGCCCTAAAATGTGCTCTTAATAATGATACGTACaaaaacatatacatatataaaacaaAGCGCGCGCGTTGCGCGTGTTACTTATGACATTACACACAAAAACGCACGTGCGGGGGGAAGTGGCCCATATAAATATGGGCACATATATGTTTcttcatatatgtatgtgcctTTATTTACACGCAGACACATTTTAAGACTCTCGCATGCGAGGTGGATAAATGAAAGGTGTGTGTATAAACAAacgggaaaaatggaaagaagtgaaaaaaacaaagcgGAGAAAAAtcgattttcctttttttcttcttctcttcttccatcACAAATGTGGAGAAATGGTTTCTCCCTTCATCGAGCAGCATATTGCTGCGAACGGggtttgtttcttcttccccacATGGTGTTGCTtcccgttttattttttcattaaaggGTTGGTTGATGATCGGTTGATCTgttgattaattttttttttttttttttttattcattaacCTTTTCGAACATTATGAAAAATTGCAATATTTGGGGGTTCCCGATTCGGGTTTCcctctctatatatatgtgtatatatattttttcttctttttcttcatcccgTGATTACAAATCAGACCATCTTCTGCGCCTTGAAGTAGCCCCACTTTTGGAGATGTCTCTTGGTGTCTTTAATCTTTCTGGTCCATCCATCCTTCAAGGAGTTATACTCATCAGTGGGATACAACTTCAAGAActcgtcttttttttcctctaatTTGTTCAGTTCCATCTGTAGTAACTCCAGCCAGTAATCGCTTATATCTTTTGCCTGCACATTTTGGAAATTACATGATTTAATGAGGTCTCCATAATCTTGGATAGGAATGAGGGTATACTTTCTCTTGTTAATGTAGGCCTTGAATTCTTCGTCCCagttttctattttatcaGCACAGTAATCAGTTATCAAAAGAATTCCATTTGGCTTTAGCCACTTGtaacatttttcaaataattttttcttgtccgcATAAGGCAAATGCAAAATGGCGTCTCTGCTGTATATCATGTCGAACGTGCATTCTGGAAAGTCTTTCTTTAAAATATCCATTGCTTCAAATTCGACCTTCGATTTATCTTTGTTTCTTAGCTTGGCAATGGCGATCATCTTTTCGCATATATCCACTCCGTAAACGTGGGCATCGTACTTCTCATTTATGTATTTGCAGCCGCCACCCAGCCCGGAGCCAATGTCTGCAGGTGGGTAGAACAATGCgtgaaaagagagaaaaaaatggcagaaatggcaaaaaatggggaaaggaGTTGTTGAAAAATAGGACAATCAAAAATCGCCCCACATTCAACGCACATAGGTCTATATACGACGAACGGTTCCCTTACCTAGTACTTTCGAATTTGGTTCCAAATATATGTCGCTCAGAATTTTCGTTGTTGCGACTATTCCTCCAGAGGAAATGTAATCCCTGTTGGGTGGAATGGGAAATGCAAGCGTGACATTATGAAGGTGAAGAGGTGATACAGTCGCGATGTACACGTGCACACATAGATAAATGACGGCACGTCCACATGGAGCACTACAGGGGGGTAAATGAAGGTACGCATAGGCCGTGCTAAGGTGAGTGAGCAGGCTTATAATATTATACGCTTTCGTATCATAAAcctttttgtgttttttttttttttttttttttttttttttttttttttcttactctCCAAATATAAATTCATAGGCCTTTATTCCTACATATTTTatcagagaaaaaaaaggaaaggaaaattaataTTTACATGGTTCAAAAATTGGAAATTTCATGCGTgcgcatgcatatatgtgtacggtTCACACAATAGAACCATTCGATAATACCTTCATCAGAGTATTGGTTATTCTCCAGGTATTCGATATCTACTGATTCGCTAACCATTTTGTTCAATCAAACGAGTGAATATAAAATGGGCTTTTCTGTTTGTTTTAATATACGAATACTTCGGACTGAGGGGCCAAATGAAACTGACTACTGAGAATATATTtacacaggaaaaaaaaaattgcgaaaaaaagaaaacgataaaatggaagaacgTCAGTTGAACAGCTTTATGTTCTCGTGAAAAAGTGTCACTTTTGCGTTTCCGATAAAGATGCTTGTAATTTGCTaattgtgtaaaaataagtttcgaaaaagtggaaaaaaaaattgctttttGTTGGGCGAGGTGTACTTATGAAGAATTtgaatttaaattatttttttaatttggaattttttttaatttaattttatttttcaactttttttttttttttttttttttttttatgtaggctttttaatttaatttcttttttcgcttCCTTGTGAGCCCCTTCCAAAGGGctcatatatttacatggaGTAGAATGAGAGAAATAATGTGGTGTCGGGCATGTTCACACCTTGTGTACTGGCCCACTACGTATGCCGAGTATCACATATGCATGCACGAAGAGGCGGGGGAGATTCATATATGTGGTGGCCAcgtttttatatgtacatatattgtGCGTAAGCGGAGAACGtctacatacgtacatatacatgtggcCACTTATTCGTGCTCCTTAGAGAGACATACCCCTACACCTCTTCCCTCCTTTTGGTAAACACCCAAATGTATTAATCTGTGCGGAATTTCAATGAAGGGGATACATGCAGGAGAATCTCACTATGTTTACACTGCACCACTACTCTTCCACCGTGGCTACTCTTTAGCGACGTGGCGCCCAGCAAAAGACTCACATGAAAGATTGACGgaacgcatatatatacatataattcGTATGCCCAATTGGGGTTATACATATGtgaagatatatatatttgcatatacatatattgtGCATGCTTTCTGGGCGTACATCCCGCGCGCCTCAACGAATGCCCCCTCGTTCCTCAAAAGAATAGGCAAAAGTGCACATCAACCTTTACACCTTTTTTCCTGTAGATCTTTCGCATGCACAGGGAGATAAGCCTATagttaaaaagggaaagctATTGCTCCAACGCTGAAGCGTGGCgataaaggaattttttacGTGACGAAATAATTCAcgtaaaatggaaaaaaaaaaaaaaaaaaaaaaagcctcGTGCGCGGTCCCCCCTTTTGTCATGTGGAGAGAGGTACATTtcggaaaataaaacattttttttttttttttttttttttccatttttcctggattatttttaaaaaattaaaattttcatggCTGAACAGAAAACTTTACTTTTTATGCGTCCCTCCTCCGTTGGCACATATTGCAGCGcataaatgttttttcctagATAAGGCGCGCTTTGTAGGGTTGAGGGGAGGGGGGCAGCGTATTGGGGACCCCAGTACTCGTACTCGGCTGTGCGTGTgagtatgcatatgtatattatatgcGTAAATACATATGCGAACATGTACTCGCTCGCAGACACTTTAGAATAACTAGGTCTCCGCGGCTAAATTGTAAAAGTAGGAAGGAGTACGAGGACGCCCCCCTCCCAACAACATGCAACGCAAGAAGGTCATTTCACAATGGAATAAAACCCCACACAAGAGCGAACGCGGTATGAATCGGCAAACTGCGTAcacatacctatatataaagagaaaaaaacatttctggggcatctgtttttttcctcgcgTACCCCCACGGTAagggaattttttcccctgttcTGAAAAACTCTCCACTTTCTCTTTAAAACAAATTGtcgaaagatgaaaaaaagcgcggaaaaaaaggaaaagagaaaataaaatttccataAAAACGCGTATAAACATTTTATAAGCGAGAACAACCAATGGGGTTTTACATTACTGCTTCAACGCagttttggagaaaaataaaaatgtttttacaCAAGTAACCATAGGCTAAGCAAAGCATCCTACCTCCCACCTATTACAAGCTGCGGCGTAAATTAcgtacttccttttttcgccTTGAATTCTTTGACGACTTtacggcaaaaaaaaaaaaaaaaaaaaaaaaaaaaaaaaaaggacttGCAGTTCTGCAAGCTGTATAAAAATTCCctgtccttattttttttttttcaaaaaggtttttttcttttactctatgatatattttattttatttattctttttttttcttcctttttttttttcttcttcttttttttttttttttgttccttttcgatTTAACAGTCGAATGgttatttttatgtaaaatttccttttttccccctcaaaTTATAAGCTGCAATTTTGATgacaaaggaggaaaaaaaaaaaaaaaaaaaaaaaaaaaaaaagtcatttTGTTCGTAATGACAACAGGATATATTACATCACCAATTTCAAATTAACTGCGTATTCGTTTCCAAAAAAACctctatcatttttttcctttctttttttttgttaaaattttttctttttacctgTAATAAAAACCGAGGAGAGACACCGGTACTCGCTTGTACCATGGTTCAGCCTCCACTGTTCAGTTAAAGATAAAAGCGACCTACCttgtatatgcatgtatgtttatatgcatatacccACGTACATATGCTTTGTCGTTCAGTAACAGAAGGATACGAGAGCGAATGGGtcattttgataaaaaggaaaactggGACCTACTCGCAGAGACAGTTTACAGCGAGAAACTCTACAACATATTTGTAAAAACTGTGGacagttaaaaataaataaaaggaaaaagaagaaaaaaaaaaaaaaaaataaagctaTTTAATTGGTTGAACTTAAGTCAACAGAGCAAACCAAATTTGGATCCCCATCACGTCGCTTGCCCGTTCAGGAAGTGCCACCTTCCCATTTTATTCATcgcaaaggggaagaaaaaaacagaataaaagaaTCGGACATTATCCAACGAACAGTGCATAGACAAAGCATTAAACAGTTATAACTGAACACATACACCACCCCGTGTATTCGCATATTCG is a genomic window containing:
- a CDS encoding phosphoethanolamine N-methyltransferase yields the protein MVSESVDIEYLENNQYSDEGIKAYEFIFGEDYISSGGIVATTKILSDIYLEPNSKVLDIGSGLGGGCKYINEKYDAHVYGVDICEKMIAIAKLRNKDKSKVEFEAMDILKKDFPECTFDMIYSRDAILHLPYADKKKLFEKCYKWLKPNGILLITDYCADKIENWDEEFKAYINKRKYTLIPIQDYGDLIKSCNFQNVQAKDISDYWLELLQMELNKLEEKKDEFLKLYPTDEYNSLKDGWTRKIKDTKRHLQKWGYFKAQKMV